A window from Vigna angularis cultivar LongXiaoDou No.4 chromosome 7, ASM1680809v1, whole genome shotgun sequence encodes these proteins:
- the LOC108337942 gene encoding glutamate synthase [NADH], amyloplastic isoform X1: MSNALSFTLPALNNPQIKAFNNPNKARLPLRSRVARCSASTVEKKRLFGTQVRSSGFDRIGLLQSGRLPKWRVAVRSAFSTVPEKPLGLYDPAMDKDSCGVGFVAELSGECNRRTVTDALEMLVRMTHRGACGCEANTGDGAGILVSLPHVFYQEVVDFELPPQGKYAVGMFFLPKSENRREESKRTFNKVAESLGHTVLGWRSVPTDNTELGKSALQTEPVIEQVFLTPSAQSNVDLERQMYILRKLSMAAITSALNLQNDGITDFYICSLSSRTVVYKGQLTPAQLRDYYFADLGNERFTSYMALIHSRFSTNTFPSWDRAQPMRVLGHNGEINTLRGNVNWMKAREGLLKCKELGLSESELKKLLPIVDANSSDSGAFDGVLEFLLHSGKSLPEAVMMMIPEAWQNDKNMDSQRKAFYEYFSALMEPWDGPALISFTDGHYLGATLDRNGLRPGRFYVTHSGRVIMASEVGVVDIPPEDICRKGRLNPGMMLLVDFEKHAVVNDDALKEQYSLARPYEDWLKNQKIELKDIVDSVPKSGRVPPPIAGVTTPSNDDVDMVNMGIHGLLAPLKAFGYSVESLEMLLLPMAKDGVEALGSMGNDTPLAVMSNREKLTFEYFKQMFAQVTNPPIDPIREKIVTSMQCMVGPEGDLTEITEQQCHRLSLKGPLLSTEEMEAIKKMNYRGWNSKVIDITYSKECGKRGLEEALDRICAEAHDAINEGYTTLVLSDRAFSRKRVAVSSLLSVGAVHQHLVKTLERTRVALIVESAEPREVHHFCTLVGFGADAICPYLAIEAIWRLQVDGKIPPKASGEFHSKEELVKKYFKASNYGMMKVLAKMGISTLASYKGAQIFEALGLSSEVIEKCFAGTPSRVEGATFEALASDALQLHELAFPSRIFSPGSAEAVTLPNPGDYHWRKGGEVHLNDPLAIAKLQEAARTNSADAYKQYAKFIHELNKACNLRGLLKFKETAAKIPIDEVEPASEIVKRFCTGAMSYGSISLEAHTALAMAMNKIGGKSNTGEGGEQPSRMEPLPDGTMNPKRSAIKQVASGRFGVSSYYLTNADELQIKMAQGAKPGEGGELPGHKVIGDIAVTRNSTAGVGLISPPPHHDIYSIEDLAQLIHDLKNANPTARISVKLVSEAGVGIIASGVVKGHADHVLISGHDGGTGASRWTGIKNAGLPWELGLAETHQTLVANDLRGRTVLQTDGQLKTGRDVAIATLLGAEEFGFSTAPLITLGCIMMRKCHKNTCPVGIATQDPVLREKFAGEPEHVINFFFMVAEEMREIMSQLGFRTVNEMVGRSDMLEVDKEVIKSNEKLENIDLSLLLRPAAELRPEAAQYCVQKQDHGLDNALDNKLISLSNAALEKGLPVYIETPIYNVNRAVGTMLSHEVTKRYHLAGLPNDTIHIRFTGSAGQSFGAFLCPGITLELEGDSNDYVGKGLSGGKIVVYPPKGSNFDPKENIVIGNVALYGATRGEAYFNGMAAERFCVRNSGAKAVVEGVGDHGCEYMTGGTVVVLGETGRNFAAGMSGGIAYVLDLDGKFQSRCNLELVDLDKVEEEEDIYTLRMLIQQHQRHTNSQLAKEVLDDFENLLPKFIKVFPREYKRALASVKSEEASKDAAKDAEDQDDEAQAVEKDAFEELKKLATASLNEKQSQAEAPKRPSRVSDAIKHRGFVAYEREGVQYRDPNVRMTDWKEVMEETKPGPLLKTQSARCMDCGTPFCHQENSGCPLGNKIPEFNELVYQNRWKEALERLLETNNFPEFTGRVCPAPCEGSCVLGIIENPVSIKSIECAIIDKAFEEGWMVPRPPVKRTGKRVAIVGSGPAGLAAADQLNKMGHTVTVYERADRIGGLMMYGVPNMKSDKVDVVQRRVNLMAEEGVDFVVNANVGHDPLYSHDRLREENDAIVLAVGSTKPRDLPVPGRELSGVHFAMEFLHANTKSLLDSNLADGNYISAKDKKVVVIGGGDTGTDCIGTSIRHGCSSIVNLELLPQPPPTRAPGNPWPQWPRIFRVDYGHQEAAEKFGKDPRSYEVLTKRFVGDENGVLKGLEVIRVCWEKDETGKFQFKEIEGSEEIIEADLVLLAMGFLGPEPTIAEKLGVDRDNRSNFKADYGRFSTNVKGVFAAGDCRRGQSLVVWAISEGRQAATQVDKYLVKEDEEHRNQDGPLKRQQGLNKKQQGSNKHTVMT, translated from the exons ATGTCGAATGCTTTGTCGTTCACGCTTCCTGCTCTAAACAACCCTCAAATAAAAGCTTTCAATAACCCTAACAAAGCGCGTCTGCCTCTGAGAAGTAGGGTTGCGCGATGCTCTGCCTCTACTGTAGAGAAGAAAAGATTGTTCGGCACACAGGTGCGGTCGAGTGGGTTTGACAGGATCGGGTTGCTGCAATCAGGGCGGTTGCCAAAATGGAGGGTGGCGGTCCGGTCAGCATTCTCCACCGTGCCGGAGAAGCCGCTGGGGCTGTATGATCCGGCTATGGACAAGGACTCGTGTGGGGTGGGGTTCGTGGCGGAGTTGTCGGGAGAGTGTAACCGCAGAACG GTAACTGACGCGCTGGAAATGTTGGTGAGGATGACGCACAGAGGTGCTTGCGGATGCGAAGCCAACACTGGAGATGGTGCTGGAATTCTTGTTTCTCTGCCTCATGTCTTTTACCAGGAG GTTGTGGATTTTGAGCTTCCTCCCCAAGGAAAATATGCAGTTGGCATGTTTTTCTTGCCAAAGTCTGAAAATCGAAGGGAGGAAAGCAAAAGAACATTTAACAAG GTTGCCGAATCTCTGGGGCACACTGTTCTTGGTTGGCGGTCTGTACCCACTGATAACACAGAATTGGGCAAATCAGCCCTACAGACCGAACCAGTGATTGAACAGGTGTTTCTTACTCCAAGTGCTCAATCAAATGTTGATTTGGAAAGACAG ATGTACATATTAAGAAAGCTCAGCATGGCAGCTATTACATCTGCATTAAACCTCCAAAATGACGGCATTACTGATTTCTATATCTGTTCACTTTCATCAAG GACTGTTGTTTACAAAGGTCAGCTAACACCAGCTCAGTTGAGGGATTATTACTTTGCTGATCTTGGCAATGAAAGGTTTACGAGCTACATGGCCCTG ATACATTCACGGTTTTCTACAAATACTTTTCCTAGCTGGGATCGTGCTCAACCAATGCGTGTATTAGGACACAATGGCGAAATCAACACACTCAGAGGCAATGTTAATTG GATGAAGGCACGTGAGGGTTTACTAAAATGCAAGGAGCTTGGTTTATCAGAGAGTGAATTAAAGAAGCTTTTGCCCATTGTGGATGCAAATTCATCAGATTCAG GAGCTTTTGATGGTGTGCTTGAGTTTTTGCTTCATTCAGGAAAAAGTCTTCCTGAAGCTGTTATGATGATGATTCCTGAAGCATGGCAAAATGACAAGAACATGGATTCTCAGCGTAAAGCATTTTATGAATACTTCTCAGCTCTGATGGAGCCATGGGATGGGCCAGCTCTTATATCAT TTACCGATGGTCACTACCTTGGAGCTACATTGGATAGGAATGGACTGCGACCAGGCCGTTTCTATGTCACTCATAGTGGACGAGTTATAATGGCAAGTGAAGTTGGGGTTGTTGACATTCCACCAGAAGATATATGTAGGAAAGGTAGACTAAATCCTGGCATGATGCTTCTGGTTGATTTTGAGAAGCATGCAGTTGTAAATGATGATGCCTTAAAAGAGCAGTACTCATTGGCAAGACCTTATGAGGATTGGCtcaaaaatcagaaaattgAACTCAAAGACATTGTTGATTCTGTTCCTAAATCTGGAAGAGTACCACCACCTATAGCAGGAGTGACTACA CCATCCAATGATGACGTAGATATGGTAAATATGGGCATCCATGGCTTACTGGCTCCATTGAAAGCTTTTGG ATATTCAGTTGAATCATTGGAAATGCTGTTACTTCCTATGGCCAAGGATGGCGTAGAAGCCCTTGGGTCAATGGGAAATGATACACCACTAGCTGTCATGTCTAATAGAGAGAAACTTACTTTTGAATATTTCAAGCAAATGTTTGCTCAAGTGACAAACCCTCCTATTGATCCTATTAGAGAGAAAATAGTAACTTCTATGCAATGTATGGTTGGTCCAGAAGGAGATCTGACTGAAATCACAGAGCAGCAATGCCACCGCCTTTCCCTCAAAGGTCCCCTTTTATCCACTGAAGAAATGGAAgccattaaaaaaatgaattataggGGATGGAACAGCAAAGTTATAGACATAACGTACTCAAAGGAATGTGGTAAGAGAGGGTTGGAGGAAGCCTTGGACAGGATATGTGCAGAAGCACATGATGCAATTAATGAAGGTTATACCACACTTGTGCTGTCTGATAGAG CCTTCTCAAGGAAACGTGTTGCCGTGAGCTCCCTCCTATCTGTTGGTGCTGTCCATCAACATCTTGTTAAAACACTTGAGCGCACTAGAGTTGCCTTAATAGTTGAATCTGCTGAGCCACGTGAAGTGCACCATTTCTGTACACTTGTTGGTTTTGGTGCTGATGCTATATGCCCATATTTGGCTATAGAGGCAATTTGGCGACTGCAGGTTGATGGAAAGATCCCACCCAAAGCAAGTGGCGAATTCCACTCAAAAGAAGAGTTGGTCAAGAAGTATTTCAAAGCAAGCAACTATGGAATGATGAAGGTTCTTGCCAAGATGGGAATATCAACTTTGGCATCATACAAAGGTGCTCAGATTTTTGAAGCTCTGGGACTTTCATCTGAAGTGATAGAAAAGTGCTTTGCTGGGACTCCAAGTCGAGTTGAGGGTGCAACATTCGAGGCACTTGCTAGTGATGCTTTGCAACTGCATGAGTTGGCTTTTCCTTCCCGTATTTTCTCTCCTGGAAGTGCAGAAGCTGTAACGTTACCAAATCCTGGTGATTACCACTGGAGAAAGGGTGGTGAAGTTCACCTGAATGATCCTCTTGCTATAGCAAAGCTTCAAGAAGCTGCCAGAACTAACAGTGCAGATGCTTATAAACAGTATGCTAAGTTCATTCATGAATTGAACAAGGCTTGCAATTTGCGGGGTCttctgaaatttaaagagaCAGCTGCTAAAATTCCTATTGATGAAGTGGAGCCAGCTAGCGAAATAGTTAAACGGTTTTGCACTGGGGCCATGAGTTATGGGTCAATATCATTGGAGGCACACACAGCATTAGCAATGGCTATGAATAAAATTGGAGGGAAATCCAACACAG GTGAGGGAGGGGAGCAACCATCTCGTATGGAGCCTCTTCCTGATGGCACAATGAATCCCAAAAGGAGTGCCATTAAGCAAGTGGCTAGTGGGAGATTTGGAGTTTCAAGTTACTACCTTACAAATGCTGATGAACTACAGATAAAAATGGCCCAG GGAGCAAAACCTGGGGAGGGAGGTGAACTTCCTGGCCACAAGGTTATAGGAGACATTGCTGTTACAAGGAATTCAACTGCCGGGGTAGGACTTATCAGTCCACCACCCCATCATGATATTTATTCAATTGAAGACCTTGCCCAACTAATTCATGATCTGAAG AATGCCAACCCAACTGCTCGGATTAGTGTGAAGTTGGTATCTGAAGCTGGGGTGGGAATTATTGCTAGTGGAGTTGTTAAAGGCCATGCCGACCATGTGTTGATCTCAGGTCATGATGGAGGTACTGGGGCATCCAGATGGACTGGCATAAAGAATGCTGGGCTTCCTTGGGAACTTGGCCTGGCTGAGACCCACCAGACTTTGGTTGCTAATGATCTACGTGGTCGCACAGTCCTCCAAACTGACGGGCAACTAAAAACAGGGAGAGATGTGGCCATAGCTACTCTGCTTGGTGCAGAAGAGTTTGGCTTCAGTACTGCTCCGCTTATTACTCTTGGATGCATCATGATGCGGAAATGCCACAAGAACACTTGTCCAGTCGGCATTGCTACTCAAGATCCCGTGCTCAGAGAAAAGTTTGCTGGTGAACCCGAGCATGTTATCAACTTCTTTTTTATGGTGGCAGAAGAAATGAGAGAAATTATGTCCCAGCTTGGGTTTAGGACAGTTAATGAGATGGTTGGTCGATCTGATATGCTTGAAGTTGATAAGGAAGTCATTAAGAGCAACGAGAAACTAGAGAACATTGATCTCTCTCTACTGCTTAGACCTGCAGCTGAATTGCGGCCAGAAGCTGCTCAATATTGTGTGCAAAAACAAGATCATGGTTTGGACAATGCCTTGGATAACAAGCTCATAAGTCTTTCTAATGCTGCTTTGGAAAAGGGTCTCCCTGTATACATTGAGACTCCAATCTATAATGTAAACCGTGCAGTGGGAACCATGCTTAGCCATGAGGTGACTAAACGTTACCACCTAGCTGGTCTTCCAAACGACACCATTCATATCAGATTTACTGGCAGTGCAGGCCAGAGTTTTGGTGCATTCCTCTGTCCTGGTATCACTTTGGAACTTGAAGGTGATAGTAATGACTACGTTGGTAAAGGATTATCCGGTGGCAAGATTGTTGTGTATCCTCCAAAAGGAAGTAATTTTGACCCTAAGGAGAACATCGTGATCGGTAATGTGGCGCTCTATGGGGCCACTCGAGGGGAAGCTTACTTCAATGGAATGGCAGCGGAAAGATTTTGTGTCCGTAATTCTGGGGCTAAGGCTGTTGTGGAAGGTGTTGGTGATCACGGGTGTGAGTACATGACTGGCGGAACTGTTGTTGTGCTTGGGGAAACTGGTAGAAATTTTGCTGCAGGTATGAGTGGCGGGATTGCTTATGTTCTAGATCTGGATGGAAAATTCCAATCTCGGTGCAACTTGGAACTAGTAGATCTGGACAAGGTTGAAGAGGAAGAGGACATTTATACTCTTAGAATGTTGATACAGCAGCATCAGCGCCACACAAATAGTCAGCTTGCCAAAGAAGTGCTTGATGATTTTGAGAATCTTCTTCCTAAATTTATCAAGGTATTCCCTCGGGAGTATAAACGCGCTCTAGCTAGTGTGAAGTCAGAGGAAGCCTCCAAAGATGCAGCAAAAGATGCCGAAGACCAAGATGATGAAGCACAAGCGGTAGAAAAAGATGCTTTTGAAGAACTTAAGAAACTGGCAACTGCATCTTTGAATGAGAAACAGAGTCAG GCTGAGGCGCCCAAGAGGCCAAGTAGAGTCAGTGATGCCATTAAGCATAGAGGTTTTGTTGCATATGAGCGCGAGGGTGTTCAGTATAGGGATCCTAATGTTCGCATGACAGATTGGAAGGAAGTGATGGAGGAGACAAAGCCTGGTCCCCTGTTGAAAACACAGTCAGCCCGTTGCATGGACTGTGGTACCCCTTTCTGTCATCAG GAAAATTCGGGATGCCCTCTTGGAAATAAAATACCAGAGTTTAATGAGCTAGTATACCAAAATAGGTGGAAGGAAGCATTAGAGAGGCTTCTTGAAACAAATAACTTTCCAGAGTTTACTGGTCGGGTGTGCCCAGCGCCTTGTGAAGGTTCTTGTGTCCTTGGTATTATTGAGAATCCCGTGTCTATTAAAAGCATTGAATGTGCCATCATAGATAAGGCTTTTGAGGAGGGTTGGATGGTGCCACGACCTCCAGTCAAGAGAACTGG GAAAAGAGTAGCCATCGTTGGAAGTGGACCAGCAGGTTTGGCAGCTGCTGATCAGCTAAATAAAATGGGTCATACGGTAACAGTGTATGAAAGAGCTGATAGGATTGGAGGGCTTATGATGTATGGGGTCCCCAACATGAAATCTGACAAAGTGGACGTAGTTCAACGACGAGTGAATCTTATGGCCGAGGAGGGAGTAGATTTTGTGGTGAATGCTAATGTTGGACATGACCCTTTATACTCTCATGATCGGCTTCGGGAGGAAAATGATGCCATTGTCTTGGCTGTAGGATCTACCAAACCAAG GGATCTTCCTGTACCTGGGCGGGAGCTGTCAGGAGTTCATTTTGCCATGGAGTTTCTTCATGCAAATACTAAAAGCTTGCTTGATAGTAATCTCGCGGATGGTAACTACATTTCAGCCAAGGACAAGAAAGTTGTGGTCATTGGTGGAGGTGACACTGGCACAGATTGCATAGGAACATCCATTCGTCATGGTTGTAGTAGCATTGTAAATCTTGAACTCCTTCCTCAGCCCCCACCAACTAGGGCTCCCGGCAACCCATGGCCTCAG TGGCCTCGCATATTCCGAGTAGATTACGGTCACCAAGAGGCTGCAGAAAAATTTGGCAAAGATCCAAGATCGTACGAGGTTCTGACTAAGAGGTTTGTCGGAGATGAAAACGGAGTTTTGAAAGGACTTGAAGTGATTCGCGTTTGCTGGGAAAAGGATGAAACCGGCAAGTTTCAGTTTAAGGAAATTGAGGGTTCGGAGGAGATTATTGAAGCTGACCTAGTTTTACTAGCCATGGGGTTCCTTGGTCCCGAGCCT ACAATTGCAGAGAAGTTGGGAGTGGATAGAGACAACAGGTCAAACTTCAAGGCTGATTATGGCCGCTTCTCAACTAATGTGAAAGGGGTGTTTGCAGCCGGTGATTGTCGCCGGGGTCAGTCCCTGGTGGTGTGGGCCATTTCAGAGGGACGACAAGCTGCGACACAGGTAGACAAGT